A stretch of the Streptomyces sp. NBC_00654 genome encodes the following:
- a CDS encoding quinone-dependent dihydroorotate dehydrogenase gives MYKFFFQLVFKRMDPEQAHHLAFRWIRLAARVPVLRTFVAAALAPRHQELRTEALGLRMHGPFGLAAGFDKNAVAIDGMAMLGFDHIEIGTVTGEPQPGNPKKRLFRLVADRALINRMGFNNEGSAAVAERLAARNPVFRTTVGVNIGKTKVVPEDEAAADYVKSTERLAAHADYLVVNVSSPNTPGLRNLQATEALRPLLTAVREAADRTVTGRRVPLLVKIAPDLADEDVDAVADLAVELGLDGIIATNTTIARDGLGLKSSPSLVKEAGGLSGAPLKERSLEVLSRLYARVGDGITLVGVGGIENAEDAWQRILAGATLVQGYSAFIYEGPFYARAIHKGLAARLAASPYATLADAVGAETRKVSQ, from the coding sequence ATGTACAAGTTCTTCTTCCAGCTGGTCTTCAAGCGGATGGACCCGGAGCAGGCGCACCACCTGGCCTTCCGCTGGATCCGTCTCGCCGCCCGCGTCCCCGTGCTGCGCACCTTCGTCGCCGCCGCGCTCGCCCCCCGCCACCAGGAGCTGCGCACCGAGGCGCTCGGCCTGCGGATGCACGGCCCCTTCGGGCTCGCCGCGGGCTTCGACAAGAACGCCGTGGCCATCGACGGCATGGCGATGCTCGGCTTCGACCACATCGAGATCGGTACGGTCACCGGCGAACCGCAGCCCGGCAACCCCAAGAAGCGCCTCTTCCGCCTCGTCGCGGACCGCGCGCTGATCAACCGCATGGGCTTCAACAACGAGGGATCGGCCGCCGTCGCCGAACGCCTGGCCGCCCGCAACCCGGTCTTCCGGACCACCGTGGGCGTCAACATCGGCAAGACCAAAGTCGTGCCGGAGGACGAGGCGGCCGCCGACTACGTGAAGTCCACCGAGCGCCTCGCCGCGCACGCCGACTACCTCGTGGTGAACGTCTCCTCGCCCAACACGCCGGGCCTGCGCAACCTCCAGGCCACCGAGGCGCTGCGCCCGCTGCTCACCGCCGTGCGCGAGGCCGCCGACCGCACGGTCACCGGCCGCCGGGTGCCGCTGCTGGTCAAGATCGCGCCGGACCTCGCCGACGAGGACGTCGACGCGGTCGCGGACCTCGCCGTCGAGCTGGGCCTGGACGGCATCATCGCCACCAACACCACCATCGCCCGCGACGGCCTCGGCCTGAAGTCCTCGCCCTCCCTGGTCAAGGAGGCCGGCGGGCTCTCCGGAGCACCCCTCAAGGAACGCTCCCTGGAGGTTCTGAGCCGTCTGTACGCCCGGGTGGGCGACGGGATCACCCTCGTCGGGGTCGGGGGCATCGAGAACGCCGAGGACGCCTGGCAGCGCATCCTGGCCGGTGCCACGCTCGTCCAGGGCTACAGCGCCTTCATCTACGAGGGCCCGTTCTACGCCCGCGCGATCCACAAGGGCCTGGCCGCGCGCCTGGCCGCCTCCCCGTACGCCACGCTCGCCGACGCCGTCGGCGCCGAGACCCGGAAGGTGTCGCAGTGA
- a CDS encoding integration host factor translates to MALPPLTPEQRAAALEKAAAARRERAEVKNRLKHSGASLQEVIKQGQENDVIGKMKVSALLESLPGVGKVRAKQIMERLGISESRRVRGLGSNQIASLEREFGGTAA, encoded by the coding sequence GTGGCTCTTCCGCCCCTTACCCCTGAACAGCGCGCAGCCGCGCTCGAAAAGGCCGCCGCGGCTCGCCGGGAGCGGGCCGAGGTCAAGAATCGACTCAAGCACTCCGGTGCCTCGCTCCAAGAGGTCATCAAGCAGGGTCAGGAGAACGACGTCATCGGCAAGATGAAGGTCTCCGCGCTCCTGGAGTCCCTGCCGGGCGTGGGCAAGGTCCGCGCCAAGCAGATCATGGAGCGTCTCGGTATCTCCGAGAGCCGCCGGGTCCGGGGTCTCGGCTCCAATCAGATCGCATCCCTGGAGCGTGAGTTCGGCGGCACCGCCGCCTGA
- the carB gene encoding carbamoyl-phosphate synthase large subunit: MPKRSDIQSVLVIGSGPIVIGQAAEFDYSGTQACRVLKAEGLRVILVNSNPATIMTDPEIADATYVEPITPEFVEKIIAKERPDALLPTLGGQTALNTAISMHENGVLEKYGVELIGANVEAINKGEDRDLFKGVVEAVKAKIGYGESARSVICHTMDDIIKGVDTLGGYPVVVRPSFTMGGAGSGFAHDEEELRRIAGQGLTLSPTTEVLLEESILGWKEYELELMRDKNDNVVVVCSIENFDPMGVHTGDSITVAPAMTLTDREYQRLRDIGIAIIREVGVDTGGCNIQFAIDPADGRVIVIEMNPRVSRSSALASKATGFPIAKIAAKLAVGYTLDEIPNDITEKTPASFEPTLDYVVVKAPRFAFEKFPSADSTLTTTMKSVGEAMAIGRNFTEALQKALRSLEKKGSQFAFTGEPGDKAELLAEAVRPTDGRINTVMQAIRAGATQEEVFDATKIDPWFVDQLFLIKEIADELAAAERLDADLIAEAKRHGFSDAQIAGIRGLREDVVREVRHALGIRPVYKTVDTCAAEFAANTPYFYSSYDEESEVAPRTKPAVIILGSGPNRIGQGIEFDYSCVHASFALSDAGFETVMVNCNPETVSTDYDTSDRLYFEPLTLEDVLEIVHAESLAGPIAGVIVQLGGQTPLGLSQALKDNGVPVVGTSPEAIHAAEDRGAFGRVLAEAGLPAPKHGTATTFGEAKAIADEIGYPVLVRPSYVLGGRGMEIVYDETRLSSYIAESTEISPTRPVLVDRFLDDAIEIDVDALYDGTELYLGGVMEHIEEAGIHSGDSACSLPPITLGGYDIKRLRTSTEGIAKGVGVRGLINIQFALSGDILYVLEANPRASRTVPFTSKATAVPLAKAAARISLGATIAELREEGLLPRHGDGGTLPLDAPISVKEAVMPWSRFRDIHGRGVDTVLGPEMRSTGEVMGIDSVFGTAYAKSQAGAYGPLPTRGRAFISVANRDKRSMVFPARELVAHGFELLATSGTAEVLKRNGINATVVRKQSEGEGPNGEKTIVQLIHAGDVDLIVNTPYGTGGRLDGYEIRTAAVARSVPCLTTVQALAAAVQGIDALSRGEVGVRSLQEHAEHLTAARD; this comes from the coding sequence GTGCCTAAGCGCTCCGATATCCAGTCCGTCCTGGTCATCGGCTCCGGCCCGATCGTCATCGGCCAGGCCGCCGAGTTCGACTACTCCGGCACCCAGGCGTGCCGCGTCCTCAAGGCCGAGGGCCTGCGCGTCATCCTGGTGAACTCCAACCCGGCGACGATCATGACCGACCCGGAGATCGCCGACGCCACGTACGTCGAGCCGATCACCCCCGAATTCGTCGAGAAGATCATCGCCAAGGAGCGCCCCGACGCGCTGCTCCCCACGCTGGGCGGCCAGACCGCGCTCAACACCGCGATCTCCATGCACGAGAACGGTGTCCTGGAGAAGTACGGCGTCGAGCTCATCGGCGCCAACGTCGAGGCCATCAACAAGGGCGAGGACCGCGACCTCTTCAAGGGTGTCGTGGAGGCCGTCAAGGCGAAGATCGGTTACGGCGAGTCCGCCCGCTCCGTCATCTGCCACACCATGGACGACATCATCAAGGGCGTCGACACGCTCGGCGGCTACCCCGTCGTCGTCCGCCCCTCCTTCACCATGGGCGGCGCCGGCTCCGGCTTCGCCCACGACGAGGAGGAGCTGCGCCGCATCGCCGGACAGGGCCTCACGCTCTCCCCGACCACCGAGGTGCTCCTGGAGGAGTCCATCCTCGGCTGGAAGGAGTACGAGCTGGAGCTGATGCGCGACAAGAACGACAACGTCGTGGTCGTCTGCTCCATCGAGAACTTCGACCCGATGGGCGTCCACACGGGTGACTCGATCACCGTCGCCCCGGCGATGACGCTCACCGACCGCGAGTACCAGCGGCTGCGCGACATCGGCATCGCGATCATCCGCGAGGTCGGCGTCGACACCGGTGGCTGCAACATCCAGTTCGCCATCGACCCGGCCGACGGCCGGGTCATCGTGATCGAGATGAACCCGCGCGTCTCCCGCTCCTCGGCGCTCGCCTCGAAGGCCACCGGCTTCCCGATCGCCAAGATCGCCGCCAAGCTGGCCGTCGGCTACACGCTCGACGAGATCCCGAACGACATCACCGAGAAGACCCCGGCCTCCTTCGAGCCGACCCTCGACTACGTCGTCGTCAAGGCCCCGCGCTTCGCCTTCGAGAAGTTCCCCTCCGCCGACTCCACCCTCACCACCACCATGAAGTCGGTGGGCGAGGCCATGGCGATCGGCCGGAACTTCACCGAGGCCCTCCAGAAGGCCCTGCGCTCCCTGGAGAAGAAGGGCTCGCAGTTCGCCTTCACCGGTGAGCCCGGCGACAAGGCCGAGCTGCTGGCCGAGGCCGTCCGCCCGACCGACGGCCGGATCAACACCGTCATGCAGGCGATCCGGGCCGGCGCCACCCAGGAGGAGGTCTTCGACGCCACGAAGATCGACCCCTGGTTCGTCGACCAGCTCTTCCTGATCAAGGAGATCGCCGACGAGCTCGCCGCCGCCGAGCGGCTGGACGCCGACCTGATCGCCGAGGCCAAGCGGCACGGCTTCTCCGACGCCCAGATCGCCGGGATCCGCGGCCTGCGCGAGGACGTCGTACGCGAGGTCCGGCACGCGCTGGGCATCCGCCCCGTCTACAAGACCGTTGACACGTGTGCCGCCGAGTTCGCCGCGAACACGCCGTACTTCTACTCCTCCTACGACGAGGAGAGCGAGGTCGCCCCCCGCACCAAGCCCGCGGTGATCATCCTCGGCTCGGGACCCAACCGCATCGGCCAGGGCATCGAGTTCGACTACTCCTGTGTCCACGCCTCCTTCGCGCTGAGCGACGCCGGCTTCGAGACCGTGATGGTCAACTGCAACCCGGAGACCGTCTCCACCGACTACGACACCTCCGACCGGCTGTACTTCGAGCCGCTGACGCTGGAGGACGTGCTGGAGATCGTGCACGCCGAGTCGCTGGCGGGCCCGATCGCCGGTGTCATCGTCCAGCTCGGCGGCCAGACTCCGCTGGGTCTGTCGCAGGCGCTCAAGGACAACGGCGTGCCCGTCGTCGGTACGTCCCCGGAGGCGATCCACGCCGCCGAGGACCGCGGCGCCTTCGGCCGGGTCCTCGCCGAGGCCGGGCTCCCCGCGCCCAAGCACGGCACCGCCACCACGTTCGGCGAGGCCAAGGCCATCGCCGACGAGATCGGCTACCCCGTCCTCGTACGCCCCTCGTACGTGCTCGGCGGCCGCGGCATGGAGATCGTCTACGACGAGACCCGCCTCTCCTCGTACATCGCGGAGTCCACCGAGATCAGCCCCACCCGGCCGGTCCTGGTCGACCGCTTCCTCGACGACGCGATCGAGATCGACGTCGACGCGCTCTACGACGGCACCGAGCTCTACCTCGGCGGCGTCATGGAGCACATCGAGGAAGCCGGCATCCACTCCGGCGACTCGGCCTGCTCCCTGCCCCCGATCACCCTCGGCGGCTACGACATCAAGCGGCTGCGCACCTCCACCGAGGGCATCGCCAAGGGCGTCGGCGTACGCGGGCTGATCAACATCCAGTTCGCCCTCTCCGGCGACATCCTGTACGTCCTGGAAGCCAACCCGCGCGCCTCCCGCACCGTGCCCTTCACCTCGAAGGCGACCGCGGTCCCGCTCGCGAAGGCCGCCGCCCGCATCTCGCTGGGCGCGACCATCGCCGAGCTGCGCGAGGAGGGCCTGCTCCCGCGGCACGGCGACGGCGGCACCCTGCCGCTGGACGCGCCGATCTCCGTCAAGGAGGCGGTCATGCCGTGGTCGCGCTTCCGCGACATCCACGGCCGCGGCGTCGACACCGTCCTCGGCCCGGAGATGCGCTCCACCGGCGAGGTCATGGGCATCGACTCGGTCTTCGGCACGGCGTACGCCAAGTCGCAGGCCGGCGCGTACGGCCCGCTGCCCACCCGGGGCCGCGCGTTCATCTCCGTCGCCAACCGCGACAAGCGCTCGATGGTCTTCCCGGCCCGCGAACTGGTCGCGCACGGCTTCGAGCTGCTCGCCACCTCCGGCACCGCCGAGGTCCTCAAGCGCAACGGCATCAACGCCACGGTCGTGCGCAAGCAGTCCGAGGGCGAGGGCCCCAACGGCGAGAAGACCATCGTCCAGCTCATCCACGCCGGCGACGTCGACCTCATCGTCAACACGCCGTACGGAACGGGCGGCCGCCTCGACGGCTACGAGATCCGGACCGCGGCCGTCGCCCGGTCCGTGCCCTGCCTGACCACGGTCCAGGCGCTCGCCGCCGCCGTCCAGGGCATCGACGCGCTCAGCCGCGGAGAGGTGGGCGTACGTTCCCTCCAGGAGCACGCGGAACATCTGACCGCGGCCCGCGACTAG
- the pyrF gene encoding orotidine-5'-phosphate decarboxylase produces the protein MTPEPFGARLRHAMDTRGPLCVGIDPHASLLTCWGLNDDIAGLERFTRTVVEALADRVAVLKPQSAFFERFGSRGIAVLEKAVAEARAAGALVLMDAKRGDIGSTMGAYAAAYLDKDSPLFSDAVTLSPYLGFGSLRPALDAAAVSGAGVFVLALTSNPEGAQVQRATAADGRPLAQLMLDSMAAENEGATPLGSVGAVVGATLGDAGVNLAINGPLLAPGIGAQGATPADLPGVFGDAVGNVVPSVSRGVLRHGPDASGLREAAGRFADEVRAAVADS, from the coding sequence GTGACCCCCGAACCCTTCGGCGCACGGCTGCGCCACGCCATGGACACCCGCGGGCCGCTCTGCGTCGGCATCGACCCGCACGCCTCGCTGCTCACCTGCTGGGGCCTGAACGACGACATCGCGGGCCTGGAGCGCTTCACCCGTACGGTCGTGGAGGCCCTGGCCGACCGGGTCGCCGTGCTCAAGCCGCAGTCCGCGTTCTTCGAGCGCTTCGGCTCGCGCGGCATCGCCGTACTGGAGAAGGCCGTCGCCGAGGCGCGGGCGGCCGGCGCGCTCGTCCTGATGGACGCCAAGCGCGGCGACATCGGCTCGACCATGGGCGCCTACGCGGCGGCCTACCTGGACAAGGACTCGCCGCTGTTCTCGGACGCGGTCACGCTCTCGCCGTACCTCGGCTTCGGCTCGCTGCGTCCCGCGCTGGACGCGGCGGCCGTCTCCGGCGCCGGGGTCTTCGTGCTGGCGCTCACCTCCAACCCGGAGGGCGCCCAGGTGCAGCGCGCCACGGCGGCCGACGGCCGCCCGCTGGCCCAGCTGATGCTGGACAGCATGGCCGCGGAGAACGAGGGCGCGACGCCGCTCGGCTCGGTCGGCGCGGTGGTCGGCGCCACGCTCGGCGACGCGGGGGTGAATCTCGCCATCAACGGCCCGCTGCTCGCCCCCGGCATCGGCGCGCAGGGAGCGACCCCCGCCGATCTGCCGGGAGTGTTCGGCGACGCGGTGGGCAATGTGGTGCCCAGCGTGAGCCGGGGCGTGCTGCGCCACGGACCCGACGCTTCAGGGCTGCGCGAAGCCGCCGGACGGTTCGCGGACGAGGTCCGTGCGGCCGTGGCCGACAGCTGA